The sequence CATTTGAAAAAGCTAAAGGTAAATTTGTTGACGTTTCCAACGATGAAGAATGGAACTCCAACCTTTTCTATAGCTGGGGTAAGACGTTAGGAAAAGATAAAAAGGAAAGATTGGAATAACGGATTACTTTTTACAGATACAATTAGTGTTAGTAGGGCGATAATACGGAAGTGGGAGACATTTATTCATGAACTGAATAAGCTGCCTAAAGATAAAAACTGTTATGGAATGAACCATCATGACTTACATCATAAAAATTTTTATCCCGCATGTAACTGGCAGTAAGACTTACTTGAACATATAGAGGAGGAGTCTTTTTGTTTGTTTCTAAAAGAATTAAATTAAGAAAAATGACAATGGAGGATGTAGAACGATATCATTCTTGGAGAAATGATGTTGATGTAATGATTTCTACCAACCCCTTATTGGATTTGTACACATTATCAGAAACAAAAGCTTTTGTTGAAGGAGTTATCCTAAATTCAAGCTCATCCAAAAGTTATATCATTCAGGATAAAGCTAATGAAAAAGCAATTGGTATCACATCATTAATTAACATGGATCAAAAAAACAGAAACGCAGAATGTATTATTGATATTGGCGAAAAAGATTATTGGGGAAAGGGAATTGGTAAAGAGGCATTAAAATTACTGCTTGATTATGCCTTTCTAGAAATGAATTTACATCGTGTATCATTACGCGTATTTTCATTTAACGAAAGGGCGCTTCATTTATATAATAAAATGGGCTTTAAACAGGAAGGTGTAAGTAGACAAGCATTGTTTCGCAATGGCAAGTGGCATGATATCATCCATATGGGAATACTTGAACGTGAATATTTGGCGATGCAAGATTAGCAGTTCAGGCTACACATTCCGTAGTTGAACAAACGATATGGCTGTTTATCCTACATCTAAGGTGTCGTAACACTCTCCTTACAAGAGTTATAGAGAATGCGAAGAAGTTTAAGGGGAGATAGTGGTACCTAAATGCCCAGTTTGTTTATGTCAACAGGACAAGGAAAACCCACGACAGCGATACTTCGCACGTAGAAAAAGCGGTTTGCTTTTTCAAGGATAGAGAAGCTTTGAAG is a genomic window of Virgibacillus proomii containing:
- a CDS encoding GNAT family N-acetyltransferase, with protein sequence MFVSKRIKLRKMTMEDVERYHSWRNDVDVMISTNPLLDLYTLSETKAFVEGVILNSSSSKSYIIQDKANEKAIGITSLINMDQKNRNAECIIDIGEKDYWGKGIGKEALKLLLDYAFLEMNLHRVSLRVFSFNERALHLYNKMGFKQEGVSRQALFRNGKWHDIIHMGILEREYLAMQD